A portion of the Pleuronectes platessa chromosome 15, fPlePla1.1, whole genome shotgun sequence genome contains these proteins:
- the ndufa2 gene encoding NADH dehydrogenase [ubiquinone] 1 alpha subcomplex subunit 2: MASAAVRSLSSRLSQNLREIRVHLCQTSAASKGARDFVEQHYVTLKKVNPEFPILIRECSGVQARVWARYDFGKESSISVDNMSADQVASALHTLVQPKTT; this comes from the exons ATGGCGTCTGCTGCGGTCAGAAGTCTGAGCTCCAGACTGAGTCAGAACCTCCGAGAGATCCGTGTGCACCTCTGCCAGACCTCCGCGGCCAGCAAGGGGGCCAG AGACTTTGTGGAGCAGCACTATGTGACGCTGAAGAAGGTCAACCCAGAATTCCCCATCCTGATCCGAGAGTGTTCGGGAGTCCAGGCCCGAGTCTGGGCCAGATACG atttcGGAAAAGAGAGCAGCATCTCCGTGGACAACATGTCAGCTGACCAGGTGGCCTCAGCTCTGCACACGCTGGTCCAGCCTAAAACCACCTAA